One Armatimonadota bacterium genomic window carries:
- a CDS encoding helix-turn-helix domain-containing protein, translated as MPGPCPYALAMSRVPRQKWATRAELLERVELTRKLILDAPGQDLTVAGLSRVAGISESHFIRLFRDTYGISPIKMLASRRLEWSKSLLDSGMEIAAVVLAVGYESVPTFCRRFKAAFGVTPTEYKKRNFG; from the coding sequence ATGCCTGGCCCCTGCCCCTATGCACTGGCGATGAGCCGAGTTCCGCGCCAAAAGTGGGCCACCAGGGCCGAACTGCTGGAGCGGGTCGAGCTCACCCGCAAGCTGATCCTCGACGCCCCTGGCCAGGACCTGACCGTCGCCGGACTCTCGCGCGTCGCCGGCATTTCCGAAAGCCATTTCATCCGCCTATTTCGCGATACCTACGGAATATCGCCCATCAAGATGCTCGCCAGTCGCCGCCTCGAATGGTCGAAAAGCTTGCTCGATTCGGGTATGGAGATCGCCGCCGTGGTCCTCGCCGTCGGCTACGAAAGCGTCCCCACCTTCTGCCGCCGTTTCAAAGCCGCGTTCGGAGTCACGCCAACCGAATACAAGAAGCGCAATTTTGGATAA